In Kutzneria kofuensis, the DNA window GCCGGTGGCTTCCAGTCGGTCGGGCCGGCCAGCCGGCGCGGCGGCGCGGTGTACGTCCTGGTCGCTGTGGACAGCACGAAGCCGATGTCGCAGCGGACCATCAATAAGCTGGCCGCCGCCAACGGCGCCGCCGCCGTGAGCACGACTGTGCTGCGTGCCCAGCCGGAAACCGTGCGTGCGCTGGCCAAGGCCGGCGTGACCATCGTCAACGCGGCCGACGGCGCGCCGTACGAGACGGGCGTGTTCACCGGCCGCGCCTCCATCGGACAGGTCGCCACCGGCGTCGCGGCGGTCACCGGTCGGTCGCCACGGCTGATGGTCAGCAACGGCGAACTGGACGCCATCGATGTCGGAATCGTTGCCATGCACCGGGAACGCATCATCGTGCCGGCGGCGACGGTGCACTGCGGCGCGGCGATGGGGCGTGGCATGAAGGGCGTGATCCTGGTCGAGTCGACCGGCGACTGCGACCTGGACGCGACGCTGGATGCCCTGGCGGCCATGGCCCACCGGCACTCGGTGCGGGAGGCGTCGATCGAGGAGCTGTCGGCATGATCCGTCCCCTGCTCGCCGGCGCGGCCGCCGTGCTGGCCGCGCACGCGCTGCCCGCGGTCCTGGCGTCCGCCCCGCTACGGCAACGGATCGCGCCCCGGCTGAGCGGCGTCGGCGAGCAGACGAGGGTCGCGCTCACCATCGACGACGGCCCGCATCCCGTTGCCACGCCACGGTTTCTTGACGTGTTGGCCAAGCAGAACGTGCAGGCCACGTTCTTCCTGCTCGGCCAGGAACTGGTGCGGAATCCGCAGCTGGGCAAGGAGATCGTCGCCGCCGGGCACGAGATCGCGGTGCACGGGTGGGAACATCGGATGTTGGTGCTGCGCGGCCCGCTCGGCACCCGCGACGACATCACCCGCGCCCACGACTACATCGCCGAGGTCACGGGCGTGAAGCCCCGGTGGTACCGACCGCCCTACGGCGTGCTGTCCACGGCCGCGGCGCTGACCGCTCGCCGGCTCGGCATGACGCCGGTGCTGTGGACCTCCTGGGGTCGTGACTGGGAGAAACGGGCCAATCCCGACTTCGTCTACGAGACGGTGACGAAGAACCTGCACGGCGGCGGGACTGTCCTGTTGCACGACTCCGACTGCACGTCCGTGCCGGGTTCGTGGGCGGCGACGCTGGGTGCGTTGCCGCGCATCCTCGCCGAGTGCGACCATCGGGGCCTGAAGGTCGGGCCGCTGCGGTCACACCAGGTGAACTGACGACGCCCGGAACCGGGGGGTCACCAACACGGTGCTGACCGTTGACGCGGCAAGGATCGGCGAGCTGCTGTCGTTCGACGTGCTCGTGCCGACCCTGCGTAACGCGTTCGCCCACGGGCAGCGGGCCACCGTCGCGCCGCAGCGGCACCGGCACCGGGTGGACAACGAGCTCGACGCCACCATGCTGATCGGCGCCTCGTGGACCCGGAACTACCTCGGCGTCAAGGTGAGCACCGTCTTCCCCCGCAACGTGCTCGCCGACCTGGAGTCGTACTCCTCGACGTATCTGCTGTCGCACGGCCGAACCGGGCATCCGCTGGCGGTGCTGGACGGCGGCGAGCTCACCCGGCGCGCCACGGCCGGTGTCTCCGCGCTCGCCGCGAGTTACCTGGCGCGGCCGGACACCAGGACGCTGCTGGTGATCGGCGAGGACCGGTACGCGCGTGCCGCCGCGCAGGCGTACCAGGCGGTGTTCGAACTCGACCGGCTGCTGGTTCTCGGTGAGACGCCCGGCTTCGTCTGCGACGGCGTGATGGTGGCGGCCGTCACGGACCTGGAGGCGGCACTGACCGCCGCGGACGCAGTGGTGTGCGCCACAGTGGCCACCTCGAAGCCGGTTCTGCCCGGGGCGTGGGTGAAACCCGGCACTTTCGTGCACCTCGCGGGGAGCTTCACGCCGTACACAAGGGAAGGCGACAACGACCTCATTGCCGACGCGTCGGTGTTCCTCGACACGTCGACCGCGCTGACCGAGTCCGGTGACCTGGCCCAGCCGGCCGCGGCCGGCATCGCGCCGAAGATCCGCGGCACCCTGTTCGACCTGTGCGCCGGCGCCGTCTTGGGCCGACAGGACGAAGGGGAGATCACGCTGCTCAAGTCGGTCGGCACGGCCATCGCCGACCTCGCCACCGCGGCCGTGGTCCACACGTCTGTACCCTCGGGGTGAGAGTCAGTTCACACCGTCCTCGTCGACGGGCAGGGCGCGTCCTGCCCGCATGTAGCCTGGCCCATTGCAACCAGCCTGGTCCGGACGGCGTCTGAACAGCATTCGGGGACCGGAAGAGTTCCGGTGGTGCGGGCGTGGGTTCGACGGGAGGTGGGTTGGTCGCATGGCGGGCACAGGCGCGCGGATAGCCCTCATCGGCGGCAAGAGCGTGGTCGCGGCGGTGTCGCTGCTGGTGTTGGGCACCACGTACTACGGCTGGTCGACGATCTCCAACGCGGAGGCCGGAGTCCAGCACGCCGACGTGATCGACACCAAGACCACCCCGAAGACGCCGGGGCAGGACATGAACATCCTGCTCGTCGGGATGGACAGCCGCACCGACGCACACGGCGACCCGCTGCCCAAGAACCTGCTCGACTCGCTGCACGCCGGCCCCGACGAGGGCGAGATCGAGGCCGACACGCTGATCGTCGTGCACGTGCCGGGCGACGGCACCGCCGCGTCGGCGTTCTCCATCCCCCGTGACTCGTGGGTCACCATCGACGGCGAGAACGGCAAGGACAAGATCAACGCGGCCTTCGGCTACGGCTTCAACGAGGCCAAGGCCGACGCGCAGCGGCGCGGCGAGACCGACCAGAAGAAGCTCACGCTGGCCGCGATGGACGGCGGCCGGTCGAAGACCATCCGGACCGTCGAGCAGCTCACCGGCGTGTCCATCGACCACTACGCCGAGGTCAACCTGTACGGCTTCGCGCAGATCAGCGACGCCGTCGGCGGCGTGCCGGTGTGCCTGCTGAAGGACACCTACGACGACATGACGGGCGCCCGGTTCAAGGCCGGCCAGCAGACCGTGCAGGGCGTGACCGCGCTGCAGTTCGTGCGGCAGCGGCACGGCCTGATCAACGAGCTCGACCGCGAGCACCGGCAGCAGGCGTTCCTCGCCTCGCTCGCCCACCAGATGCTGTCCACCGGTGTGCTCACCA includes these proteins:
- a CDS encoding polysaccharide deacetylase family protein, translating into MIRPLLAGAAAVLAAHALPAVLASAPLRQRIAPRLSGVGEQTRVALTIDDGPHPVATPRFLDVLAKQNVQATFFLLGQELVRNPQLGKEIVAAGHEIAVHGWEHRMLVLRGPLGTRDDITRAHDYIAEVTGVKPRWYRPPYGVLSTAAALTARRLGMTPVLWTSWGRDWEKRANPDFVYETVTKNLHGGGTVLLHDSDCTSVPGSWAATLGALPRILAECDHRGLKVGPLRSHQVN
- a CDS encoding ornithine cyclodeaminase family protein (catalyzes the formation of L-proline from L-ornithine); the protein is MLTVDAARIGELLSFDVLVPTLRNAFAHGQRATVAPQRHRHRVDNELDATMLIGASWTRNYLGVKVSTVFPRNVLADLESYSSTYLLSHGRTGHPLAVLDGGELTRRATAGVSALAASYLARPDTRTLLVIGEDRYARAAAQAYQAVFELDRLLVLGETPGFVCDGVMVAAVTDLEAALTAADAVVCATVATSKPVLPGAWVKPGTFVHLAGSFTPYTREGDNDLIADASVFLDTSTALTESGDLAQPAAAGIAPKIRGTLFDLCAGAVLGRQDEGEITLLKSVGTAIADLATAAVVHTSVPSG
- a CDS encoding LCP family protein, with product MAGTGARIALIGGKSVVAAVSLLVLGTTYYGWSTISNAEAGVQHADVIDTKTTPKTPGQDMNILLVGMDSRTDAHGDPLPKNLLDSLHAGPDEGEIEADTLIVVHVPGDGTAASAFSIPRDSWVTIDGENGKDKINAAFGYGFNEAKADAQRRGETDQKKLTLAAMDGGRSKTIRTVEQLTGVSIDHYAEVNLYGFAQISDAVGGVPVCLLKDTYDDMTGARFKAGQQTVQGVTALQFVRQRHGLINELDREHRQQAFLASLAHQMLSTGVLTNPSRLNTIIKAVQNAVVVDSGWQLLEFAGQMQGLSGGSITFNTMPVTNVDGKVGGADVVIVTPSDVQAWVKALFSKVGKQATTSAAPTTTSAAPNSNAAITVDVSNASSMGGLAGRVSTFLVGQGYGKGDVLTANAKRATSLVEYASGDKAAAQKVATALGDLPMAVSSSVSPGHVLVLLGNAYHGPGYGATQGVGGTPQLKLAPTATTTATPDRPQIDASGVTCIP